GGGGGTGAAACGTTAAATTTAGCATTTTAGAATACACTAAATAGAGTGAAAACCAAAACCCAAAGCCATAAAGAGTTAGAGCAGTTAGCTAACCGCGTAGCTGGTTTAGAGCAGCAACTTGCTGAACAAAATTCTGTCTTTCAACAACTGGCCGAAGAGGTAGGCAGCGGCTACTGGCAGTGGACAATCTCTACCGATACTCTTGAACTAAGCCCTAAGTTATGCCAATTTTTGAATCATACGCCTCGTGCTAATCAGAAGCAGTCATGGCAATGGGAGGATATTTTATCTCCCAGTGGCTATGCTGAGCTAAAGCAGCGAATAGGTAAACTAACCCCTAGTAAGAATAAACGGTTCGAGTTTCACGCTGAAACTGCCTCACAACCTTCTGACCCGCTCATCTGTCAAGGCAGTGTGATTGAGTGGAATCAGCAGGGCAAGCCAGAGGCAATTCTGGGTTTTTTTAAATTGGCGTCACGTGAGCAGGCAGAGCGAGATGAGTTTGCCGAGCGAAAAAACTGGTTCCAGTGGATGGCCGATCATATTCCAGGAGTGACGATTGTAGTTTTTGACCAGAACTACCGCTACTTTACGTACGAAAAGTTTAAAGAAGTAGAAAATACGGTTATAGAAGGAGTGATAGGCAAAACCTTGTACGAAATAGCCACTCCCGAAGAAGTAGCTTTTCTGGAGCCTATCTATAAGCAGGTGCTAGCGGGTAAGTGCCTGGAACACGAAGTAGCCTATAAAGACAGGATTTACTACTCTCAGTTTATTCCCCTATTTAGCGAAGGAAAAGTAAACCAAGGTTTAGTATTTTCTTTAGACATTAGCCAAACAAAAGGATTTGAGCAGCAGTTGGCCTCGTTTATAAAACAGGCGCCCGTCGCTATTGCTGTTTTCGATACCAAGATGCATTACATTGCGGCTAGCCAGCATTGGGCAGACTCTATGCTAGATGATGAGCATGTGATCGGAGAATCGTTCTACGAAAATTTTCCTGAGATTACGCAAGAATGGAAAGATATTCACCAAGATTGCTTGCGAGGAAATACGCATCGGAATGATGCAGACCGGCTTATTCGGGAAGATGGCTCAGAGCAGTGGTTACAGTGGGAGGTGAAACCCTGGCGCTTATCCACCAACGAAATTGGGGGAGTAATTATGGTGGTTAAAGATATTACCGAGCGTAAAAAATCGGGACTCGCTTTTGAGCATTACCAGCAAGGGTTAAAGATACTTACCCAGATTAGTGCCAACCACCAGCTTAGTTTAGAAGAGCAACTACAGGAGCTACTTATTTCGGTTGCCAATTACTTTGACCTTCCCATGGGAATCATAAGTAGAGTAGATGAAGATGATTTTACAGTAGAGTATGCCATCTGTTTAGAAGATGACGACCAAAAAATTGGGGTTGATAGCCAATTCTCTTTACGGGAGACATACTGTGATATTGCATATACTACGAACGATACGTTTGCCGTCTCCAGCATGGGGGCTTCGGAGTATCGCGATCATTATTGTTACCAACAGTTTCAGTTGGAAACGTATATCGGCTCACCGCTGTGGGTGGGGGGGCAAAAGTACGGAACAATTAGCTTTTTCTCAGATGAAGAGCGACTCTCGCCCTTTACCGAGAATGAAGTAGACTTTATGCGACTGTTGGCACGTTGGGTAGGCACTACACTAGAACGCTTTTACCACGAGCGTGAGCTGGTGGCTGCTCGGGAGCAGGCGGAAGAAGCTACGCAAGCCAAAACTGATTTTTTGTCCACCATGTCGCATGAGATTCGCACTCCTATGAATGCGGTAATCGGTATGACTCATTTACTGCTGGAAGAAAACCCTCGGGACGATCAGTTAAAGTCACTACAAACGCTAAAATTTTCGGCTGACCTTCTTCTTTCTTTGATTAATGACATTCTAGATTTTAGTAAAATAGAGTCGGGAAAAATAGTGCTAGAGTCGGTAGACTTTAATCTGAAAGACATGCTTCAGGGAGTAAAGGCTGCCCAGGGAACCAAATCTCAAGAGAAGCAAGTGAAGCTAAAACTGCGCTGGGATGATGATGTGCCGATAATGGTAACTGGTGACGTCACCCGACTAGGGCAAATCATGAATAACTTGGTGAGTAACGCTGTAAAATTTACGCAAGAGGGTCAAGTTTCTATTGAAGTAGAGCTGATAGAGGAGATAGAAGACAAGGTTACGTTAGGTTTTAAAGTACGAGACACTGGAATTGGTATTTCCGAAAAGCAAATAGAAGCTATTTTTGATGAGTTTAGCCAGGCCAGTACCAGCACTACCCGTAAGTTTGGTGGAACCGGATTAGGGTTGGCGATTACCAAAAAACTATTAGAACTTCAGGGGAGTCAGATTGAGGTATCTAGTGAAGTTGGAGTAGGATCGGTGTTTTCCTTTGTACTTGATTTGCAAAAAAGTAAGAAGGTATCTCAAGAGGCGAAATCTGCTAAATCTGACGATGACTTGGGTCAAAGTCTAGAGGGGTTGCGAATACTATTAGTAGAAGATAATCCGGTGAATCAGTACGTTGCAACTCGTTTTATTAAAAAGTGGGAAGCATCATTAGATACGGCTAACCAAGGCCAGGAGGCAGTTGATAAAGTGAAACAGCAACCCTATGATGTGGTGCTAATGGATTTGCAAATGCCAGTTATGGACGGATACGAAGCTACTAAGCTCATTCGGGCTTGGGAAAAGCAGAAAAAAAAGAATCCGGTTCCAATTATTGCCCTAACAGCTTCGGCAACTGCAACTACCAGAGATAAGGTAAAGGAGCTAGGCATGAATGACTTTGTAACTAAACCATTTGATCCTAAGGAGCTCTTTGCTCGTCTGCTTATGCACTGGCAAAAGGAGGAGGCTAAGATTGATTATCTGAAAAATGACTTAACGGTTAATCTGGAAGTATTTGAATACCTTACTAAAGGTAATCAGGATAAACAACGGAATCTGTGCGTAAAAATAGAGAATATAGTCACCAATTTACTACAAGAAGTGAATGAGGCGAAAGAAAAAGCAGACTTGGAAAAATTCTCTCATGATCTTCAGCAGGTAAAATCTGCCATCGCTACCTTTAAGATTGAACCATTAGGAAGTATGGTGCAAGAAATGTTAGAAAACCCGGAAATGATTAATGCGGATATGTATACCGCTTTGGTCAATTATTGTCAGCAAGTATTAGCCAAAATTCAGGAGTACAAATCAGGTATCGAGGAATAATCCCGGAGACCAGAGACCGGAATTTAAAATTGATCGTTGATGGAATCAACCAGCTGATGAATAATGACTGATGATTGATGAATCATGAATAATGATGAATTGGCATGGGACACTGTGCAGTAGACAATGAGCAATAAAGCTAACCCCCGTACATCAAACTACGCTAACACCTGAACACTTCAATCTTCTGATCCGCACGACAGCTGCCTGTAACTCAATGACTGTTGACTATGGACTGTAGACTATTAACCGTAGACTAATCAGCAATTTAGCAATCCAATAAATCATGCTTTGAATTCTGCTTTCTTTTGTGGTCTTTTGCCGGATGAAGAAAAAGCGTGTAGCAATTGATATGGATGAGGTAATGGCTGATGCCTTAGGCAAGCTCATCCGGCTGTACGAAGATGAGTATCAGCTGCCAGTAGATCAAGATGAACTAGTCGGTCATTATCTGGACGAGGTTGTTCATCCCGATCATCGGTCAGCCATACGTCGCTATTTATTTACCGAGGATTTTTTTGAGGATTTGGATGTGATGCCCGGTAGTCAGGATGTAGTTCGACAGATGCACGAGCGTTACGAAATATTTATTGTAACGGCTGCAATGGAATTTCCTGGTTCGCTACGGCCAAAGTACCGATGGCTGCAACAGCATTTTTCGTTTATCCCCTGGAGCCATTACGTATTCTGCGGCGATAAAAGCATCATTCAAGCCGATTTTCTAATTGATGATCACGCTAAGAATCTAGTCAACTTCTCAGGAGAGCCTTTGCTATTCTCTTCTCCGCACAATGCCAACGAAACCCGCTTTACCCGGCTCAATAATTGGCAAGAGGTATCCCAATATTTTTTGTCAGACCAATGAGTTCGCTGGATATACTAGGGATTATAGCGGGAACCTGCACTACGTTGGCTTTTTTGCCTCAGGCGATAAAAACCTGGCAATCTCGTTCGGCTGGCGATCTTTCAGTGGGCACTTTTACGTTGCTGGTGATTGGTCTTATCTTATGGCTGATCTACGGAATCGGTTTGTATAACTGGCCCATTATTTTAACTAACGGACTTACGTTGCTAATTGCGGGGTCAATATTGTATTTCAAATTTCGTTATCCGTAACAAACAGTACCTTTACCAGAACTTCATCTAAACTTCACATAAGTATCCTGAATTTTTTGTACTATTGTGATTCTGCCAAATACCACTTTCATTTTATTTACTGCCTATGAAATTACTATTGCTAGTCTTTAGTGTTACGCTGGCCACATTGATTGGTCTTGTTAGCCAGACTTCACGGGTAATAAGCCCTATGGCTGATTGCCGAGTAATGGTAGATGATATTGCGGGCAGTTACGAAGGCGACTGCCACAAAGAGAAAGCCCACGGTTACGGAAAAGCAATTGGTAAGGATACCTACGAAGGAGAATTTAAGAAGGGATACCCTCACGGACAAGGAACCTATACCTGGATTAGTGGTGACTATTACGAAGGCACTTTTGTAAAAGGCAAAAAAGAAGGAGAAGGAAAAATGGTATACGCTTCAGTCAACGCCGATAGCGTGCTTACCGGCTACTGGGAAGATGATCGCTTCCAGCAAGAAGAAAAAAGCTCTTCTGAGTAGTGTTTTGGTATTAGTGTGTTAAGGTGTTTGTGTGTTCATGAATAATTTAAACATTACGCGGTAACCGCCTGAACATCATTCCATGACGGCCTGAACACTGAACATTGCATAAGCAACCGCCTGAATATCAATCGTTCAACAAATCATTTAGAGGCGAATGATGATTGGTATAGCGGTTGGTATTTATCTTGAAGATGCGCTGGAACAGAAAAAATAGCGGGATGAAATAAAGCGGCCAACAGTTCAATGCCATCTACCAAGTTAGCCGCGCTAGATTGGGTAAATAAGTCGTACTCGGCAATAAACACTTTCTGCTCTCGAACCGCTCGCATAGTAGACCAGCCTGATTGTTGGGTCAGACACTCCATTTCTTCCAGACTACGCTCTATTGTAAAACCGCAGGGCGCGATCACCAGTATTTCGGGATCGTAGCGAACAATTTTATCCCAACTGGTGACAATACTATCTCCACCGGGGTGAGCCAGTAGGTCGGTGCCGCCTGCGTAGGTAATTTGATCGGGAATCCAGTGACCACAATTATAGATAGGGTCTATCCACTCCAACAGCATCACCCGACGCGGCATGGCTCGATGAGCCCGTAGCTGATCCACAATAGCATCTAACCGATTCCGAAGCTGCGGCAGGTGTCGGTACGCTACAGCTTCCGCCCCCAGTGCTTGACCGATGGTTATCACCGTATCAAATACATCATTTAGCGACTGAGGCGTAATGGAAACTAACGCTGGGGAAGTAGCTAGGGTAGCTGCGGCTTCCGCAGCACAGGACGCATCAATTTGGCAGACTTCGCATATGTCTTGGGTGAAGATAACATCAGGTGATGCGGCTTGTAGTACTTCTTGGTCTACGTAGTAAAGACTCTTTCCCTGAGCTTTACTGGTAGAAAAGATCCGATTAATTTCCGCACTGGAGTATTGTTTTCCCTCCAAAAGGTAGCGCACTGCCACCGGCTTAATTTTTCTTGCTTCCTCCGGACATTCAAAGGTAACTCCGTGAAGCTGGTCTTGTAGCTCCAGGTCGTAAATCATCTGAGTAGCAGCCGGTAAAAAAGAACAAGCCCGAATCATGAAAGTTGCGGATGATTGAGTACGGGATACCGTCGGCTAGCCAACTCATAGCCTCCGAAAAGAAACCCACTGTACAGCAGGTTGCTGAGTAGCATGTTTTTAAGAAAAGGAAGGGCTAAGACGTAACAACTCAGCAGTCCCGACCAGTCGCGGGTAAATGGCTGACCCGTAGTTAGATCAATACCACCACCCAGCCACACTCCAAAATCAGTGACAATGTAGTGCACTAAGGCCGCTCCTATAGAAGCCGCTAACACACTTTTCCAATGTACTCGACGGATGAGGGTTCCTACAAATACCATCAGGGCAAACGCTAGGTATGTCCAGTACCAGCCGTCGTACAGCAACCCACTTCTGTACTGGGAGAAGTAGGTTTGCATCATCACCAAATCGCTAACGAGCAGCATTAATAAAGGGAAAAAATACGCTCGAACTTTAGAGATAAAGTAGGTACCCCCAAACAGAGCTAAGGCACCAAAAGGAGTAAAGTTGGCTAATGGAGTAAGTTGTCCGCCATTATTTAAGATACGCCATAGCCCCATTAGTAGGATAATAGCCAGTAAAACCAGTAAACGAATATTAATACGGTTTTTCATTGGGTACGAATAGTTGAGCTAATGAAGACCATTGATGATTGAACTGAGTGTGCTTCGTGAGCGAGGGTCTAAAAAGCAAAGCCGTTCGGGGCAATTCCCACTCCGTAACTTTGAATCAAATTCCCGGTAGTTGAGTAGCGAAAGAAGGTGCCATCGCTGCTAAAATTAGGCACCTGTCCGGTCAAAATATCTCCGCTTATTGGATCAACCCCTAATCCGTAAACATCTTGATCAATGAATGGGCTATCCGGTAGTTCGGTACTCTCAATGCTCATGGTGTAAACACCGCCTCGGTACCTAAAGTAAAGCTGCTGGCCAGCGGGGTTTATTCTCACGCTAATAGGGTCGCCCCCCATCTCGCTAGCTTCAATCCGAGAAGCAACTTCGTTATTTTCCAATCGAGCTAAATATCCGGGCAAACTACCGAATTGATTGCTAGCGACCCAGATACTACCGTTGGTATCCGCGACCAGGCTGCTGGGGTTTTCACCAACCACGATCGTATCGACTACGGTATCAGTTTGGGGGTCAAGTACCACTACCGTGCTGTCAGTTCCGAAACCACCTCCGTTCGCTACGTAAACTTGATTATCGACCAAAACGAGTTCATTCGGTCCAGAACCTATCGGAACCGTGGCGGTTACTTGATAGCTAGTTAAATCCAGTACTTTTATTGTTCCGCTTACTCCATCGGCTCCCCAATCGGTCACGTAACCTTTAGTTGGACTAATTCCGAGGAAATAGCGGGGTGAGACTATACCTTCATCCGCACCAATAGTAGCTAAGGACTCAAAAGTTTCCCGGTCGATAACCTCTATCTTAGCAGAGTTTTGTACCACTATAAAACCTCGGTCGTCAAATACTGCCATCGATTGGGTTTGGTCACCCAGCGGGCGATTGTTTGTGCTACTAAAGACGTTATTGAGTACTGAGTCTTTTTGTCGGTCGTAGTAAGAAAGAGTAGTATTGGCACCACCAAACGCACCCTCATTCACAATAAAATAGCCGTCTTGCCCGGGCGGAGGCGGAGCAGGACTATCGTCATCATTGTTACAAGATGTAAAAACAGTGCTGGTAAACAGGGTAAACACAAAAAAAGTGGCAATGTGCCGAAGGTTACGATACATAGTAAACATTAATTAAACTGATAAATAATATTGATTTGGTAGTTACGACCGGGCATCGGGAAGCCCTGCCGTACTTCGTAGGCGTGATTGAAAATATTGTTAAGTGTACCATTCACCGATAGCTGGTGAGCATCATTGATTGGCCAACGGTATGCTAACGAAACATCGGTGGTAGCGTAACTGGGCAGTACCCGATTATTGGAAGCATCCGTAAACTGCTCGCCAATAATGTTGGAGGTTGTACCAAGCTCCCAGCGACGGTAGTGCAGTAGAGCTGATGCTTTTCCTTGATGGTAGGGGGTGTAAATAAGCTGCTTACGCAGTTCGGTGGGGTTACCCCCATCCTTAATTGCTTCTTTGGAAGAACGAGTATAGCTGTAAAGGCCCCACAACTGGAAAGAGATGTCATTGGCTACTTCAAATTCAGCCCGAGCGGTGGCTTCCAACCCCCGCACCCACACCTGTTGCACATTAATGGGCGACCAGCCAGCACCGTCTAGAGGAACCCACTGTAGCCAGTTATTAAACCAGTTACTAAAAGCGGTCAGATTACCTTGTAACTTCCATCGGTTGTATACTGGCTCAGCTTCTACGCCAAATTCAGCTCCCCAGCCACTCTCGGGTTGCAAATTAGGATTCCCCTGGCTAACCCCTGACCAATATAAATCGTTGAACGTAGGCAGGTTGTAGCTTCGGGCCACTTTGCTGCGGAGTTTCCAAAATTTACTGACAGAGTAAGCCAGCGATAACGAAGGCAGAATTGGCGACCACTCCTGGTCAATCAAGGTTTCTCGCAAACCGACTGATGCTTCTAAGCGATCGTAGAGTAAGGTTCGGTACGATACAAATAAGGCCGTGCGGTTACGCTGGGGCCGCCGAGATCCGTAGCTACTTACCTGGGCCTGCTCGTAGGTGTGGTTAGCACCTACTAATAACCACTGTTCTTCATCCAGATAAAAAGTGCTTTCCACTTCAGAAATCCAGGAGACAGATTCATTGAGTGAGTTTTCAATGGCATTATCGGAGTAGACCAGCCGATGACCCAAAATAGCGGTTCGGGCGCGAATCTGGTGATTGGCATTCGTCAGCGTCCAGTTAGCCACCATTCGGTGAAAGAGATCAGTTTGGATGCCTTGGCTAGAAATTCCGGCAGCCGCTACACCCGGTACTTCTACGTAGTTATCTTGTAACCAGTACTTTACCTCTATGTTTTGCTGAGGTGATAGCTTCTGATAGAACTCCGCTAAAACGCCCTGCTGACTGATACCCGCGTGTTGCCGCTCTTCCGACCGAACCCGGTAGATATTGTAGTACGGAAAATCATTATCCGCTTGACGGTAGAAGGCCCGTACTCGTACCGCACTGTGAAGATTACCATATTTTAGCTGAACACCGGTCTGTCGATCACCAAAGCTACCCAACTGCTGAAAGAGCTTGCCGTTGAGTCCGGATGAAGATTCCAGCGTGGAATGCAGGTGAATAGCTCCGCCTAGTGTTCCGGCTCCGTAGACAGCTCCCAAGCTACCGTGTTGCAATGAAATATCGTCTAGGAAGAAAGCGGGCATAAGGGTTAGATCCAAACTGCCGTTCATGTTACTTTGCAGATTGATTCCTTCCCAAAATACCGGGGTATGATTGCTGCCGCTTCCTCGTAGCGAGGCGGTAGAAAGTCCACTAATTCCGTAGGAGCGTACATTAATTGCGGAATACTTCATTAATAGCTGAGCTAAATTATTGGAGGCAGCGTAGCCAGTAGCTTGCGGAAGAATTTCGGAAACCTGATCGCCACTACTGAACAGTTGCAAGCGAGAATCTGTGATTTCTACCGTCTGCAACATCTTTACTGTGTCGCGGTTCGTAGACTGCCCAACTGCTGGAAGTAATGATATACAGCACACTCCCAAAGCTAGCCCAACCGACAGAATCCGGTTTACGATTAGATTGATCGAGAAATACGACTGCCATCCGTGCATTATAAACATACTATGCCGGGCCGTCCGCAGAATACGAGAAATGTAATGAAACGAATACCGCCACCAGGATAGCCAGATTTAGCCACAGTGGTAGTAGCCTTTAGCCAAACTTGGTAGTACGGTAAACGGTCTGATACACTCCTGGCCTTTCCACCGAAAGCCTGAATGAAAAATTGCCCGGGCAGGTCTCCTGACTTACTCTAGTTGCTGTAGCCTTCCCATCCGTAGACAGTGGCGATGTTAGACAGCAACCTACTAAAGAGTTTACAGTTGCGGGGACAGCTTCGGATTCAGAGCATGTTTAAGTTCTGTTTTTGTAGGCGAAAAGGAGCTATTTCGGGGGCTGGCGAGTGTATTTTTCAAAGAATAGCAGTAGCTATTTTGCGGAAAATACATGAAGCTCAGACACCGAAAGGGCCCTTTACAGCCCAAAGGATAGAATTTAAATATGCTCTTACACCGAATTCCCTTTTAATTCAGATCAGCTAGATATTACTTGATCTGAAACCCAATGCGATTCAAAGATAGAAGCATTATTTTTTATTTCCTAAAGGTTTAGTCAAGGGGAATATAGCTGAGACAACCGAAGAAGCAGACTTTCAATAGACTGCACAGTACTAACGAGTTTATTGTTATTACAAATGTTCCAGTGGTTATTGGCGATTATTTCCACAGATACCGCTGAGCGGGGCTGTAGGTAGTACCCTGCCCGCTCTAACGCTCGTTGGGTCCACCGGGCACGTATTCCTGAGCCGGTTAGCGCAATTGGATGATTCTCTTCGTGTTGCACCTGAAATGTTCCGCTTTCAGGGTTAAACGGAGCCTGATCGGTGCTCATAGCCTCGGGGAGGGTTCCGCTAAGCACTAGGTCTTCTGGCACTTTATCGATTACTGTTTGCTGGTGCATCAGCCAGAGCCGATCGGCAACCTGAAGGGCTAATTCAATATTGTGGGTAGAGAAGATAATGCATTTCTGCTGGTTTCTTACCAAAGTTCGTAACAACTGAATGATATTCACCTGATTAGTAATATCCAGATGAGTGGTAGGCTCATCCAAGATCATAATTGGTGTATCCTGAGCTAAGGCTCGGGCAATCATCACTTTTTGCCGTTCGCCATCGCTAAGCTGATAAATTGGTTTGTCGAGCAGATGGATGACCTTTGCTTGCTCAACCGCCGCGTTAACTTTTTGCTGATCGATGGTAGAGAAATTACCTAACCAGCCGGTATGCGGTAATCGTCCCATCGCAATGAGTTCCGCCGCTTTCACGTAGCTTATTTCGGCTTGCCCGGTTAAAACAATACTTATATAACGAGCGAAGGCTTTGGCATTAAGCGTATTGATGGATTTATTGAGTAGCTCAATAGTACCTGAGTGGGGTTTTTGTAATCCGGCAATCGTTCGTAATAGGGTGGATTTACCTGCCCCGTTGGAACCCACCAATGCAATCAATTGCCGATTGGTGACGGCTAAATTAAGATTGTGAACTAATCGTTGCTCCGATTGGCCTTTTCCGTAGCCCAGTGATACCTGATTAAGCGATATAATTGAGGAAACTGAACTCACGAGCTAGCGAAAGTGGGTGCTGAGGTTGCGACGATGAAGAATTACCCAAATAACCACCGGCGAACCAATCAGGGCAGTAATAGCATTAATTGGTAGTACCCAAGCCTGACCGGGCCATTGGGAAACTAAATCGCAGCCAATTAGAATGAATGCTCCGGCTAAAGCACTGGCCGGAATTAGCCAACGATGATCGGAGGTGTTTAGTAGTGAGCGAACTAAATGGGGAACGGCAATGCCAATAAATCCAATGGGTCCGCAAAAGCCGGTCACCAATCCTACTAATATACTCGTAGTAGCAATAATCCCGATGCGAGTGGGTAGGAGGGGAATGCCCATACTCCGTGCGTAACGTTCGCCCAGTAGTAATCCGTTCAGGTTTTTAGATAGAAGAAAAGTAACC
This region of Tunicatimonas pelagia genomic DNA includes:
- a CDS encoding response regulator; this encodes MKTKTQSHKELEQLANRVAGLEQQLAEQNSVFQQLAEEVGSGYWQWTISTDTLELSPKLCQFLNHTPRANQKQSWQWEDILSPSGYAELKQRIGKLTPSKNKRFEFHAETASQPSDPLICQGSVIEWNQQGKPEAILGFFKLASREQAERDEFAERKNWFQWMADHIPGVTIVVFDQNYRYFTYEKFKEVENTVIEGVIGKTLYEIATPEEVAFLEPIYKQVLAGKCLEHEVAYKDRIYYSQFIPLFSEGKVNQGLVFSLDISQTKGFEQQLASFIKQAPVAIAVFDTKMHYIAASQHWADSMLDDEHVIGESFYENFPEITQEWKDIHQDCLRGNTHRNDADRLIREDGSEQWLQWEVKPWRLSTNEIGGVIMVVKDITERKKSGLAFEHYQQGLKILTQISANHQLSLEEQLQELLISVANYFDLPMGIISRVDEDDFTVEYAICLEDDDQKIGVDSQFSLRETYCDIAYTTNDTFAVSSMGASEYRDHYCYQQFQLETYIGSPLWVGGQKYGTISFFSDEERLSPFTENEVDFMRLLARWVGTTLERFYHERELVAAREQAEEATQAKTDFLSTMSHEIRTPMNAVIGMTHLLLEENPRDDQLKSLQTLKFSADLLLSLINDILDFSKIESGKIVLESVDFNLKDMLQGVKAAQGTKSQEKQVKLKLRWDDDVPIMVTGDVTRLGQIMNNLVSNAVKFTQEGQVSIEVELIEEIEDKVTLGFKVRDTGIGISEKQIEAIFDEFSQASTSTTRKFGGTGLGLAITKKLLELQGSQIEVSSEVGVGSVFSFVLDLQKSKKVSQEAKSAKSDDDLGQSLEGLRILLVEDNPVNQYVATRFIKKWEASLDTANQGQEAVDKVKQQPYDVVLMDLQMPVMDGYEATKLIRAWEKQKKKNPVPIIALTASATATTRDKVKELGMNDFVTKPFDPKELFARLLMHWQKEEAKIDYLKNDLTVNLEVFEYLTKGNQDKQRNLCVKIENIVTNLLQEVNEAKEKADLEKFSHDLQQVKSAIATFKIEPLGSMVQEMLENPEMINADMYTALVNYCQQVLAKIQEYKSGIEE
- a CDS encoding 5' nucleotidase, NT5C type, with the translated sequence MKKKRVAIDMDEVMADALGKLIRLYEDEYQLPVDQDELVGHYLDEVVHPDHRSAIRRYLFTEDFFEDLDVMPGSQDVVRQMHERYEIFIVTAAMEFPGSLRPKYRWLQQHFSFIPWSHYVFCGDKSIIQADFLIDDHAKNLVNFSGEPLLFSSPHNANETRFTRLNNWQEVSQYFLSDQ
- a CDS encoding SemiSWEET transporter, producing MSSLDILGIIAGTCTTLAFLPQAIKTWQSRSAGDLSVGTFTLLVIGLILWLIYGIGLYNWPIILTNGLTLLIAGSILYFKFRYP
- a CDS encoding ABC transporter substrate-binding protein, producing MIRACSFLPAATQMIYDLELQDQLHGVTFECPEEARKIKPVAVRYLLEGKQYSSAEINRIFSTSKAQGKSLYYVDQEVLQAASPDVIFTQDICEVCQIDASCAAEAAATLATSPALVSITPQSLNDVFDTVITIGQALGAEAVAYRHLPQLRNRLDAIVDQLRAHRAMPRRVMLLEWIDPIYNCGHWIPDQITYAGGTDLLAHPGGDSIVTSWDKIVRYDPEILVIAPCGFTIERSLEEMECLTQQSGWSTMRAVREQKVFIAEYDLFTQSSAANLVDGIELLAALFHPAIFSVPAHLQDKYQPLYQSSFASK
- a CDS encoding DUF6580 family putative transport protein → MKNRINIRLLVLLAIILLMGLWRILNNGGQLTPLANFTPFGALALFGGTYFISKVRAYFFPLLMLLVSDLVMMQTYFSQYRSGLLYDGWYWTYLAFALMVFVGTLIRRVHWKSVLAASIGAALVHYIVTDFGVWLGGGIDLTTGQPFTRDWSGLLSCYVLALPFLKNMLLSNLLYSGFLFGGYELASRRYPVLNHPQLS
- a CDS encoding YncE family protein produces the protein MYRNLRHIATFFVFTLFTSTVFTSCNNDDDSPAPPPPGQDGYFIVNEGAFGGANTTLSYYDRQKDSVLNNVFSSTNNRPLGDQTQSMAVFDDRGFIVVQNSAKIEVIDRETFESLATIGADEGIVSPRYFLGISPTKGYVTDWGADGVSGTIKVLDLTSYQVTATVPIGSGPNELVLVDNQVYVANGGGFGTDSTVVVLDPQTDTVVDTIVVGENPSSLVADTNGSIWVASNQFGSLPGYLARLENNEVASRIEASEMGGDPISVRINPAGQQLYFRYRGGVYTMSIESTELPDSPFIDQDVYGLGVDPISGDILTGQVPNFSSDGTFFRYSTTGNLIQSYGVGIAPNGFAF
- a CDS encoding TonB-dependent receptor plug domain-containing protein, with product MHGWQSYFSINLIVNRILSVGLALGVCCISLLPAVGQSTNRDTVKMLQTVEITDSRLQLFSSGDQVSEILPQATGYAASNNLAQLLMKYSAINVRSYGISGLSTASLRGSGSNHTPVFWEGINLQSNMNGSLDLTLMPAFFLDDISLQHGSLGAVYGAGTLGGAIHLHSTLESSSGLNGKLFQQLGSFGDRQTGVQLKYGNLHSAVRVRAFYRQADNDFPYYNIYRVRSEERQHAGISQQGVLAEFYQKLSPQQNIEVKYWLQDNYVEVPGVAAAGISSQGIQTDLFHRMVANWTLTNANHQIRARTAILGHRLVYSDNAIENSLNESVSWISEVESTFYLDEEQWLLVGANHTYEQAQVSSYGSRRPQRNRTALFVSYRTLLYDRLEASVGLRETLIDQEWSPILPSLSLAYSVSKFWKLRSKVARSYNLPTFNDLYWSGVSQGNPNLQPESGWGAEFGVEAEPVYNRWKLQGNLTAFSNWFNNWLQWVPLDGAGWSPINVQQVWVRGLEATARAEFEVANDISFQLWGLYSYTRSSKEAIKDGGNPTELRKQLIYTPYHQGKASALLHYRRWELGTTSNIIGEQFTDASNNRVLPSYATTDVSLAYRWPINDAHQLSVNGTLNNIFNHAYEVRQGFPMPGRNYQINIIYQFN
- a CDS encoding ABC transporter ATP-binding protein codes for the protein MSSVSSIISLNQVSLGYGKGQSEQRLVHNLNLAVTNRQLIALVGSNGAGKSTLLRTIAGLQKPHSGTIELLNKSINTLNAKAFARYISIVLTGQAEISYVKAAELIAMGRLPHTGWLGNFSTIDQQKVNAAVEQAKVIHLLDKPIYQLSDGERQKVMIARALAQDTPIMILDEPTTHLDITNQVNIIQLLRTLVRNQQKCIIFSTHNIELALQVADRLWLMHQQTVIDKVPEDLVLSGTLPEAMSTDQAPFNPESGTFQVQHEENHPIALTGSGIRARWTQRALERAGYYLQPRSAVSVEIIANNHWNICNNNKLVSTVQSIESLLLRLSQLYSP